A region of Pseudomonas saponiphila DNA encodes the following proteins:
- a CDS encoding LysR family transcriptional regulator: MKAPRVTLDQWRTLQAVVDHGGFAQAAEALHRSQSSVSYTVARMQDQLGVPLLRIDGRKAVLTEAGGVLLRRSRQLVKQASQLEDLAHHMEQGWEAEVRLVVDAAYPNARLVRALTAFMPQSRGCRVRLREEVLSGVEEVLLEGVADLAISSFNISGYLGTELSAVEFVAVAHPEHALHRLQRELHFQDLESQLQVVIRDSGRQQPRDVGWLGAEQRWTVGSLATAATFVGSGLGFAWLPRHLIERELREGLLKVLPLDQGGSRHPTFFLYSNKDKPLGPATQILVELLRTFDTAPLDAAFAAPEQA; the protein is encoded by the coding sequence ATGAAAGCGCCCCGCGTGACCCTGGATCAATGGCGCACCCTGCAGGCGGTGGTCGATCATGGCGGCTTCGCCCAGGCCGCCGAAGCCCTGCACCGCTCGCAATCCTCGGTCAGCTACACCGTGGCGCGCATGCAGGACCAGCTCGGTGTGCCGCTGCTGCGCATCGACGGGCGCAAGGCCGTGCTTACCGAAGCCGGCGGCGTGCTGCTGCGTCGCTCCCGGCAACTGGTCAAGCAGGCCAGCCAGCTGGAAGACCTGGCCCACCACATGGAACAGGGCTGGGAAGCCGAAGTGCGCTTGGTGGTGGACGCCGCCTACCCCAATGCGCGGCTGGTGCGCGCCCTGACCGCCTTCATGCCGCAAAGCCGCGGCTGCCGCGTGCGCCTGCGCGAGGAAGTGCTGTCCGGGGTCGAGGAGGTGCTGCTCGAAGGCGTGGCCGACCTGGCCATCAGCAGTTTCAACATTTCCGGCTACCTGGGCACCGAACTGAGCGCGGTGGAGTTCGTCGCCGTGGCCCACCCGGAACACGCCCTGCATCGCCTGCAACGGGAACTGCATTTCCAGGACCTGGAAAGCCAGCTGCAAGTGGTGATCCGCGACTCCGGCCGGCAGCAACCGCGGGATGTCGGCTGGCTCGGCGCCGAGCAGCGCTGGACCGTGGGCAGCCTGGCCACCGCCGCGACCTTCGTTGGCAGCGGCCTGGGTTTTGCCTGGCTGCCCCGGCACCTGATCGAACGGGAGCTGCGCGAAGGCCTGCTCAAGGTCCTGCCCCTGGACCAGGGCGGCAGTCGCCACCCGACCTTCTTCCTCTATTCCAACAAGGACAAACCCCTGGGCCCGGCCACGCAGATTCTCGTGGAACTGCTGCGCACCTTCGACACCGCGCCCCTGGATGCGGCCTTTGCCGCCCCCGAACAAGCCTGA
- a CDS encoding 3-phosphoglycerate kinase, with amino-acid sequence MRKFCCVLLALLPLGAWAYPIDVEKQLNGLSIDYTTFATDEDIGSIQLNNFGKRDAVCSVVFRNGPESPRTRKVEVAAGQSKNVTAKFNRNIIKLRLELNCQAK; translated from the coding sequence ATGAGAAAATTCTGTTGTGTGTTGCTGGCGCTGTTGCCCCTCGGCGCCTGGGCCTATCCCATCGATGTCGAGAAGCAGTTGAACGGCCTGAGCATCGACTACACCACCTTTGCTACCGATGAAGACATCGGCTCCATCCAACTGAACAACTTCGGCAAGCGCGACGCCGTGTGTTCGGTGGTGTTTCGCAATGGCCCCGAGTCGCCGCGCACCCGCAAGGTGGAAGTCGCTGCGGGGCAGAGCAAGAACGTCACCGCCAAGTTCAACCGCAATATCATCAAGCTGCGCCTGGAACTGAACTGCCAGGCCAAGTGA
- a CDS encoding FMN-dependent NADH-azoreductase, whose translation MSRVLIIESSARQQDSVSRQLTQTFIQQWQAAHPGDSITVRDLARNPVPHLDANLLGGWMKPAEQRSAAEQDSLQRSNELTEELLAADVLVLAAPMYNFAIPSTLKAWLDHVLRAGVTFKYTDTGPQGLLTGKRAYVLTARGGIYAGSSADHQEPYLRQVMGFIGIHDVEFIHAEGLNMGGDFHEKGLNQANAKLAQVA comes from the coding sequence ATGTCCCGCGTCCTGATCATTGAAAGCAGCGCCCGCCAGCAGGATTCCGTATCCCGGCAACTGACCCAGACCTTTATCCAGCAATGGCAGGCCGCTCACCCCGGCGACTCGATCACGGTCCGCGACCTGGCCCGCAACCCGGTGCCGCACCTGGACGCCAACCTGCTGGGCGGCTGGATGAAACCCGCCGAGCAGCGCAGCGCCGCCGAGCAGGACTCCCTGCAACGCTCCAACGAATTGACCGAAGAGCTGCTGGCCGCCGACGTGCTGGTGCTGGCCGCGCCGATGTACAACTTCGCCATTCCCAGCACCCTGAAGGCCTGGCTCGACCATGTGCTGCGCGCCGGGGTGACCTTCAAGTACACCGATACCGGGCCCCAGGGCCTGCTCACCGGCAAGCGCGCCTACGTGCTCACTGCCCGGGGCGGTATCTACGCCGGCAGCAGCGCCGATCACCAGGAACCCTACCTGCGTCAGGTGATGGGCTTTATCGGTATCCACGACGTCGAGTTCATCCACGCCGAAGGCCTGAACATGGGCGGCGACTTCCATGAAAAGGGCCTGAACCAGGCCAACGCCAAGCTGGCTCAGGTGGCCTGA
- a CDS encoding carboxylate/amino acid/amine transporter — MGYLLFVTLIQAFSFSLIGEYLAGHVDSYFAVLVRVLLAGLVFIPLTRWRRVEPAFMRGMLLIGALQFGITYVCLYLSFRVLTVPEVLLFTILTPLHVTLIEDALNRRFNPWGLLAALVAVAGAVVIRYDSVNPDFFIGFLLLQLANFTYAAGQVLYKHLVARYPSDLPHYRRFGYFYLGALLVVLPAFLLFGKAHYLPDAPLQWAVLLFLGLVSTALGMYWWNKGACLVSGATLAVMNNLHVPVGLLINLLIWNQHEDLGRLLLGGLVILAAVWISRRGARHPNL, encoded by the coding sequence ATGGGCTATCTACTTTTTGTCACCCTGATCCAGGCGTTTTCCTTCAGCCTGATCGGCGAATACCTGGCCGGGCATGTCGACAGCTACTTCGCGGTGCTGGTGCGGGTGCTGCTGGCGGGGCTGGTGTTCATTCCACTGACCCGTTGGCGCCGGGTGGAGCCGGCCTTCATGCGCGGCATGCTGCTGATCGGTGCGCTGCAGTTCGGCATCACCTACGTGTGCCTGTACCTGAGCTTTCGCGTGCTGACGGTGCCAGAGGTGCTGTTGTTCACCATCCTCACGCCGCTGCACGTGACCCTGATCGAAGATGCCCTGAACCGGCGCTTCAACCCCTGGGGCCTGCTGGCGGCACTGGTGGCGGTGGCGGGCGCGGTAGTGATCCGCTATGACAGCGTCAATCCGGATTTCTTCATCGGCTTCTTGCTGCTGCAACTGGCCAACTTCACCTACGCCGCCGGGCAAGTGCTGTACAAGCACCTGGTGGCGCGCTACCCCAGCGACCTGCCGCACTACCGGCGCTTCGGCTACTTCTACCTGGGCGCCTTGCTGGTGGTGCTGCCGGCGTTCCTGCTGTTCGGCAAGGCCCATTACCTGCCGGACGCGCCGCTGCAATGGGCGGTGCTGCTGTTTCTCGGCCTGGTGTCCACGGCATTGGGCATGTACTGGTGGAACAAGGGCGCGTGCCTGGTGAGCGGTGCCACCCTGGCGGTGATGAACAACCTGCATGTGCCGGTGGGGCTGTTGATCAACCTGCTGATCTGGAACCAGCACGAAGACCTGGGACGCTTGTTGCTGGGCGGCTTGGTGATCCTCGCGGCGGTATGGATCAGCCGTCGCGGCGCCCGGCACCCCAACCTGTAG
- a CDS encoding mechanosensitive ion channel family protein — MDFKQLWLNTQDLWGALDQHPLLHAGIGLTLLLVVALVLGRVARYLVLHAIRLLGRQPSLHWLNDLRRNKVFHRLAQMTPSLVIQFGLHLVPELSKTSLLFLGNLAMAFTILFQLLALSALLNALLDIYARTEHARTRSIKGYVQLAKMVLYVFGAIIIVATLIDRSPLLLLSGLGAMSAVILLVYKDTLLSFVASVQLTSNDMLRVGDWIEMPQVGADGDVVDITLHTVKVQNFDKTIVSIPTWRLMSESFKNWRGMQQSGGRRIKRSLYIDASGVRFLHDDEEVRLSKVRLLTDYIGRKQAELKTWNEAQGNVAALSANRRRMTNIGTFRAYALAYLKSHPEIQPNMTCMVRQMQTTAQGIPLEIYCFTRTTAWVDYERIQGDIFDYLLAVMPEFGLNLYQQPSGTDLRAGLLPAIAGASHVPTVEKHAL, encoded by the coding sequence ATGGATTTCAAACAGCTCTGGCTCAATACCCAGGACCTCTGGGGAGCCCTCGATCAACACCCTCTCCTGCACGCTGGCATCGGCCTGACCCTGTTGCTGGTGGTCGCCCTGGTGCTCGGACGGGTGGCTCGCTACCTGGTGCTGCACGCCATCAGGTTGCTGGGCCGCCAGCCGTCCTTGCACTGGCTCAATGACCTGCGCCGCAACAAGGTGTTCCACCGCCTGGCGCAGATGACCCCGTCCCTGGTGATCCAGTTCGGCCTGCACCTGGTGCCGGAGCTGAGCAAGACCAGCCTGCTGTTCCTCGGCAACCTGGCCATGGCCTTCACCATCCTGTTCCAACTGCTGGCCCTGAGTGCCCTGCTCAATGCCCTGCTGGACATCTACGCCCGCACCGAACACGCCCGCACCCGTTCGATCAAGGGCTATGTGCAACTGGCGAAGATGGTGCTGTACGTGTTTGGCGCGATCATCATCGTCGCCACCCTGATCGACCGCTCGCCGCTGTTGCTGCTCTCGGGCCTGGGCGCCATGTCGGCGGTGATCCTGTTGGTCTACAAGGACACCCTGCTGTCCTTCGTCGCCAGCGTGCAGTTGACCAGCAACGACATGCTGCGGGTCGGCGACTGGATCGAGATGCCCCAGGTCGGCGCCGACGGCGATGTGGTGGACATCACCCTGCACACAGTCAAGGTGCAGAACTTCGACAAGACCATCGTCTCCATCCCCACCTGGCGCCTGATGAGCGAGTCGTTCAAGAACTGGCGCGGCATGCAGCAGTCCGGCGGCCGGCGGATCAAGCGCAGCCTGTACATCGACGCCAGCGGCGTGCGGTTTCTGCATGACGACGAAGAAGTGCGGCTGAGCAAGGTGCGCCTGCTCACCGACTACATCGGGCGCAAGCAGGCCGAGCTCAAGACCTGGAACGAAGCCCAGGGCAACGTCGCCGCGCTGTCGGCCAACCGTCGGCGCATGACCAATATCGGCACCTTCCGCGCCTATGCCCTGGCGTACCTCAAGAGCCACCCGGAGATCCAGCCGAACATGACCTGCATGGTGCGCCAGATGCAGACCACGGCCCAGGGCATTCCCCTGGAGATCTACTGCTTTACCCGCACCACCGCCTGGGTCGATTACGAGCGCATCCAGGGGGATATCTTCGATTACCTGCTGGCGGTGATGCCGGAGTTCGGCCTGAACCTCTACCAGCAGCCCAGCGGCACCGACCTGCGGGCCGGCTTGCTGCCGGCGATAGCGGGCGCCAGCCATGTGCCGACGGTAGAGAAGCACGCTCTGTAA
- a CDS encoding DEAD/DEAH box helicase, with amino-acid sequence MFSQFALHERLLKAVAELKFVEPTPVQAAAIPLALQGRDLRVTAQTGSGKTAAFVLPILNRLIGPAKIRVSIKTLILLPTRELAQQTLKEVERFSQFTFIKSGLITGGEDFKVQAAMLRKVPDILIGTPGRMLEHLNAGNLDLKEVEVLVLDEADRMLDMGFAEDVQRLVDECPNRQQTMLFSATTGGSGLREMVAKVLNNPEHLQLNSVSQLNETTRQQIITADHNQHKEQIVNWLLANETYQKAIVFTNTRAMADRIYGRLVAQDYKAFVLHGEKDQKDRKLAIDRLKQGGVKILVATDVAARGLDVDGLDLVINFDMPRSGDEYVHRIGRTGRAGNDGLAISLICHGDWNLMSSIERYLKQSFERRTIKEVKGTYSGPKKVKASGKAAGVKKKKTDAKGDKKKAVAKSPTKRKTANRPKSDSLVSQDGLAPLKRRKPQAPAAE; translated from the coding sequence GTGTTTTCCCAATTCGCCCTGCACGAACGCCTGCTCAAAGCCGTGGCCGAGCTTAAATTTGTCGAGCCGACGCCGGTGCAAGCTGCGGCTATTCCGCTCGCGCTGCAAGGGCGTGACCTGCGGGTGACGGCACAGACCGGCAGCGGCAAGACCGCGGCTTTCGTCCTGCCAATCCTCAATCGCCTGATCGGCCCGGCGAAGATCCGCGTCAGCATCAAGACCCTGATCCTGCTGCCGACCCGGGAACTGGCCCAGCAGACCCTCAAGGAAGTCGAGCGCTTCTCCCAGTTCACCTTCATCAAGTCCGGCCTGATCACCGGCGGTGAAGACTTCAAGGTCCAGGCCGCCATGCTGCGCAAGGTGCCGGACATCCTCATCGGCACCCCGGGCCGCATGCTGGAGCACCTCAATGCCGGCAACCTGGACCTGAAGGAAGTCGAAGTACTGGTGCTCGACGAAGCCGACCGCATGCTCGACATGGGCTTTGCCGAAGATGTGCAGCGCCTGGTGGACGAATGCCCGAACCGCCAGCAGACCATGCTGTTCTCCGCCACCACCGGCGGCTCCGGCCTGCGCGAGATGGTCGCCAAGGTCCTCAACAACCCTGAGCACCTGCAACTCAACAGCGTCAGCCAGCTCAACGAAACCACCCGTCAGCAGATCATCACCGCCGACCACAACCAGCACAAAGAGCAGATCGTCAACTGGTTGCTGGCCAACGAGACTTACCAGAAGGCCATCGTCTTCACCAACACCCGGGCCATGGCCGACCGTATCTATGGCCGCCTGGTGGCCCAGGACTACAAGGCATTCGTACTGCACGGCGAAAAGGACCAGAAGGACCGCAAGCTGGCCATCGACCGCCTGAAGCAGGGCGGGGTGAAGATCCTGGTGGCCACCGACGTTGCCGCCCGTGGCCTGGACGTCGATGGCCTGGACCTGGTGATCAACTTCGACATGCCCCGCAGCGGCGACGAATACGTGCACCGCATCGGCCGTACCGGCCGCGCCGGCAACGATGGCCTGGCCATCTCGCTGATCTGCCACGGCGACTGGAACCTGATGTCGAGCATCGAGCGCTACCTCAAGCAGAGCTTCGAGCGCCGCACCATCAAGGAAGTCAAAGGCACTTATAGCGGCCCGAAAAAGGTCAAGGCCTCCGGCAAGGCCGCTGGCGTGAAGAAGAAAAAGACCGACGCCAAGGGTGACAAGAAAAAGGCCGTGGCCAAGTCGCCGACCAAGCGCAAGACCGCCAACCGCCCGAAAAGCGACAGCCTGGTCAGCCAGGACGGCCTGGCACCGCTCAAGCGCCGCAAGCCACAGGCGCCAGCGGCTGAGTAA
- a CDS encoding ShlB/FhaC/HecB family hemolysin secretion/activation protein, which produces MSVSTLGMRLCCALSCLLLTGPLHMALAAPLPAPTFSPGDQELIRDRQNRLLEEQQRRLEELKDLPGKSATPVAPSAPADSRCFPIKDIQLKGADSLSASERDSLLKPYIGQCLGVPQLNELLKVITNRYLEKGLVTSRAYLPQQDLSSGHLQVLVVEGKLEGLKAADGSKLSARELNMAFPGSSGELLNLRQIEQMVDQLNRLPSNQAQMELAPGQAVGGSEVLVKNNPQKPWRVGLSRSNEGQKSTGEQQWGSSFEWDSPLGLADQLVLRGGHDAISDHQKTSRNAMLYYNLPFGWWNLSYSYSQSEYRSLAQGQGFNFKQTGDSQNHQLRVERVIHRDAVSKTSLNSGLSYLRTNNYIEDSKLANSSNRLSEAQFGINHGRRIGGAFVNFDLGLQDGIGAFDAQRENQRDKYGNRQANARYRKYTATASYLQPFKLWDESLVFSSLVTGQRSEDVLFSSQRMSLGSQSSIRGYKDQSLNGDSGYYWRNDLRWSRPVTWNWLRPAFAEYGTGLGYDVGAIRNDRYNAEQHGRVSSDSIEFFARGKHLAASLTFAHSLERPDALSEREAPIYFRLDLFL; this is translated from the coding sequence ATGTCTGTCTCCACCCTCGGGATGAGGTTGTGCTGCGCGCTGTCCTGCCTGCTGCTGACTGGCCCCTTGCACATGGCGCTTGCCGCCCCCTTGCCTGCACCGACGTTCAGCCCCGGTGACCAGGAGCTGATCCGCGACCGGCAGAACCGCCTGCTGGAAGAACAGCAGCGGCGACTCGAAGAACTCAAAGACCTGCCCGGCAAGAGCGCCACGCCTGTAGCGCCCAGCGCACCGGCCGACAGCCGCTGCTTCCCGATCAAGGACATCCAGCTCAAGGGCGCCGACTCGCTGTCCGCCAGCGAGCGTGACAGCCTGCTCAAGCCCTACATCGGCCAGTGCCTGGGCGTGCCCCAGCTCAACGAGCTGCTCAAGGTCATCACCAACCGCTACCTCGAAAAGGGCCTGGTCACCAGCCGCGCCTACCTGCCGCAGCAGGACCTATCCAGCGGCCACCTGCAGGTGCTGGTGGTGGAAGGCAAGCTCGAAGGCCTCAAGGCCGCCGACGGCAGCAAGCTCAGCGCCCGCGAACTGAACATGGCCTTTCCCGGCAGCAGCGGTGAGCTGCTCAACCTGCGGCAGATCGAGCAGATGGTCGACCAGCTCAACCGCCTGCCGTCGAACCAGGCGCAGATGGAACTGGCCCCGGGCCAAGCCGTGGGCGGCAGCGAAGTGCTGGTCAAGAACAACCCGCAAAAGCCCTGGCGCGTCGGTCTGTCGCGCAGCAACGAGGGCCAGAAGAGCACTGGCGAACAACAGTGGGGCAGCTCTTTCGAATGGGACAGCCCTTTAGGCCTGGCCGACCAGTTGGTGCTGCGCGGTGGCCACGACGCCATCAGCGACCACCAGAAAACCTCGCGCAACGCCATGCTCTATTACAACCTGCCGTTTGGCTGGTGGAACCTCAGCTACAGCTACAGCCAGAGCGAATACCGCTCCCTGGCTCAGGGGCAGGGCTTCAACTTCAAGCAGACCGGCGACAGCCAGAACCACCAACTGCGCGTGGAGCGAGTGATCCACCGCGATGCCGTGAGCAAGACCTCGCTCAATAGCGGCCTGAGCTACCTGCGCACCAACAACTACATCGAAGACAGCAAGCTCGCCAACAGCAGCAACCGCCTCAGCGAAGCCCAGTTCGGCATCAACCACGGCCGACGCATCGGCGGCGCGTTCGTCAACTTCGACCTAGGGCTGCAGGACGGCATCGGCGCCTTCGATGCCCAGCGCGAAAACCAGCGTGACAAATATGGCAATCGTCAGGCCAACGCGCGCTATCGCAAATACACCGCCACCGCCAGCTACCTGCAGCCGTTCAAGCTGTGGGACGAGTCCCTGGTGTTCAGCAGCCTGGTCACCGGCCAGCGCAGCGAGGATGTGCTGTTCAGCTCGCAACGCATGAGCTTGGGCAGCCAGTCCTCGATCCGTGGCTACAAGGACCAGAGCCTCAATGGCGACAGCGGCTACTACTGGCGCAACGACCTGCGCTGGAGTCGCCCGGTGACCTGGAACTGGCTGCGCCCGGCGTTCGCCGAGTACGGCACTGGGCTCGGCTATGACGTCGGCGCGATCCGCAACGACCGCTACAACGCCGAGCAGCATGGCCGCGTCTCCAGCGACTCCATCGAATTTTTCGCCCGCGGCAAGCACCTCGCCGCCAGCCTGACCTTCGCCCATTCCCTCGAGCGGCCAGATGCCCTGAGTGAGCGGGAAGCACCGATCTACTTCCGTTTGGACCTGTTCCTCTAA